A genomic segment from Nitrospira sp. encodes:
- a CDS encoding GGDEF domain/HAMP domain protein, producing MSRFPVNRRILLLHSDPAEIERLTAGLSRSRFNVVAANADNVVIHELVHDPPCLILAEEGANGCSAGSLASDLRADPFLGRLPLIILVRDIRINDTDWAELGVDDYIAVPYRLEEVTQRVRLCLNRLARSLDANPLTRLPGNSTILHETTARIDSRAPFALAYLDIDNFKSFNDRYGYARGDEVLVVTCRILTTVVSELAGTDGFVGHVGGDDFVFMSAPATIDAICRTLIKRFDLVIPDFYDPDDRQKGCIDSVDRRGNRERFPIMSLSIAVVTNEERTISHPGDVSKIASELKKVAKGLQGSVFVKDQRRADGTDPTTHTGLSTGESPAPR from the coding sequence ATGAGCAGGTTTCCTGTCAACCGCCGTATCCTGCTCCTACACAGCGATCCGGCTGAAATCGAGCGGTTGACGGCAGGGCTCAGCCGTTCGAGGTTCAATGTGGTGGCCGCCAATGCCGACAACGTGGTGATCCATGAGCTGGTGCATGATCCGCCCTGTTTGATACTGGCTGAGGAAGGCGCGAACGGATGCTCGGCAGGCAGCTTGGCCAGCGACCTACGCGCCGATCCCTTCTTGGGTCGGCTGCCGCTGATCATCCTGGTGCGGGATATCAGGATCAACGACACGGACTGGGCGGAGCTCGGCGTCGACGACTACATCGCCGTCCCCTATCGCCTCGAAGAAGTCACGCAGCGGGTACGTCTCTGCCTCAACCGTCTGGCCCGCTCGCTGGATGCCAATCCGCTCACCAGGCTGCCGGGCAACAGCACGATTCTCCATGAAACAACGGCGCGCATCGACAGCCGGGCCCCCTTCGCCCTGGCGTACCTGGACATCGACAACTTCAAATCCTTCAACGACCGCTACGGCTATGCCCGCGGCGACGAGGTACTGGTCGTCACCTGCCGGATCCTCACGACGGTGGTCAGCGAATTGGCGGGTACGGACGGATTCGTGGGCCATGTGGGCGGGGACGACTTCGTGTTCATGAGCGCGCCCGCGACCATCGATGCGATTTGCCGGACCCTCATCAAACGCTTCGATCTGGTGATCCCGGACTTCTACGATCCGGACGATCGGCAGAAGGGTTGCATCGATTCCGTCGATCGCCGCGGCAATCGCGAGCGGTTCCCCATCATGAGCCTCTCCATCGCCGTCGTCACCAACGAAGAGCGCACGATCTCTCACCCCGGCGATGTCAGCAAGATCGCCTCGGAGCTGAAGAAAGTCGCCAAAGGCCTGCAAGGCAGCGTCTTCGTGAAGGACCAACGGCGGGCGGACGGAACCGATCCGACCACCCACACCGGTCTGTCAACAGGGGAGTCTCCTGCCCCTCGCTGA